The following proteins come from a genomic window of Gottfriedia acidiceleris:
- the yfkAB gene encoding radical SAM/CxCxxxxC motif protein YfkAB has protein sequence MKKLLQQITPTYDPWEAYLDVEEYGKNMLTNVEFTTTTICNMRCEHCAVGYTLQPKDPNPLPIELVLNRLEEIEKLRCISITGGEPMLSNKMLNGYVVPLLKYAHDRGVRTQINSNLTLDFERYEKIIPYLDVLHISHNWGTVDEFVEAGFAMMERKPTYAQRAKLFENMIENSRRLADAGVMVSAETMLNKRTLPYLEKIHRQIIEEMKCQRHEVHPMYASDFASTLEVLTKSELREAIATLLDIRDENIWMLFGTLPFYPCSDDQNDLDIIQRLYNSKNVTLRNDPDGRSRLNVNVFDGSIIVTDFGDVPHLGNIQTHTLQEAYDTWTLSKTANELSCHCPAVKCLGPNILVKNSYYPETDFSNRSTKILKGN, from the coding sequence ATGAAAAAATTATTACAACAAATAACACCTACATATGATCCTTGGGAAGCATATTTAGATGTTGAAGAGTATGGTAAGAACATGCTTACAAATGTAGAGTTTACGACTACAACGATTTGTAATATGCGCTGTGAGCATTGTGCTGTCGGATATACTTTACAACCTAAGGATCCAAACCCACTACCTATTGAGCTAGTTTTAAATCGCTTAGAAGAGATTGAGAAGCTTCGTTGTATTAGTATCACTGGTGGAGAACCGATGCTTTCAAATAAAATGTTGAACGGATATGTTGTACCTTTATTGAAATATGCACATGACCGTGGCGTACGTACTCAAATTAATTCAAATCTAACATTAGATTTTGAACGATACGAAAAAATAATTCCTTATTTAGACGTGCTACATATCTCTCATAACTGGGGAACTGTTGATGAATTTGTAGAAGCAGGATTTGCGATGATGGAACGTAAGCCGACATATGCGCAGCGTGCCAAATTATTCGAAAATATGATTGAAAATAGCCGACGACTTGCTGATGCTGGCGTTATGGTATCTGCTGAAACAATGTTAAACAAACGTACTCTTCCATACTTAGAAAAAATTCACCGTCAAATTATAGAAGAAATGAAATGTCAGAGGCACGAAGTTCACCCTATGTATGCCAGCGATTTCGCTAGTACACTAGAAGTCCTGACAAAATCAGAGCTTCGCGAAGCAATTGCAACTTTACTTGATATACGTGATGAAAATATTTGGATGCTATTTGGTACTCTGCCATTTTATCCATGTAGCGATGATCAAAACGATTTAGACATCATTCAGAGATTATATAATAGTAAAAATGTAACATTACGAAATGACCCTGATGGTCGTTCTCGCTTAAATGTAAATGTATTTGATGGTAGCATCATCGTTACTGACTTTGGTGATGTACCTCATCTTGGAAATATTCAAACCCATACATTACAAGAAGCATATGATACTTGGACATTATCAAAAACTGCAAATGAACTAAGCTGTCATTGTCCAGCAGTTAAATGCTTAGGACCTAATATTCTTGTAAAAAACAGCTATTATCCTGAAACTGATTTTTCGAATAGAAGTACTAAGATTTTAAAGGGAAATTAA
- a CDS encoding SE1561 family protein — MSNTEQLSYIKERFNSVMETIESLEAEEVSLEELDQLLSVLDDLESKCREVNRLD, encoded by the coding sequence ATGTCAAACACAGAACAATTATCCTATATTAAAGAACGTTTTAATTCAGTAATGGAAACAATCGAATCATTAGAAGCTGAAGAAGTAAGCTTAGAAGAGCTAGATCAATTATTATCAGTACTAGATGACTTAGAAAGTAAATGTCGTGAAGTTAATCGCTTAGATTGA
- a CDS encoding fumarate hydratase, whose translation MQHIQESIYQLIVETSTNLPKDVRKAIRQAKASETAGTRSAIALETITNNIMMAEGDVSPICQDTGMPTFKVKTPVGVNQLVIKEAIYAAIEQATKDGKLRSNSVDSLFGKNSGNNLGPGTPVVKFEQHESDYIDIRLILKGGGCENKNIQYSLPCELEGLGKAGRDLDGIRKCILHSVYQAQGQGCSAGFIGVGIGGDRTSGYELAKDQLFRLSDDENSIPELKAMEDYIMENANKLGVGTMGFGGETTLLGCKIGVMNRLPASFFVSVAYNCWAFRRLGMKINPETGDISEWLYREGEEISFTNETDETTEAPREVKLVAPITEEQIRDLKVGDVVSISGMMYTGRDAIHHHLKDHDCPVDLNGQIIYHCGPVVLKDEEGKYHIKAAGPTTSIREEPYQGDIMKKFGIRAVIGKGGMGAKTLKALEEHGGVYLNAIGGAAQYYSQCIKEVKDVNYLEFGIPEAMWHLQVEDFKAVVTMDSHGNSLHKDVDKSSLEKLATMAEKVF comes from the coding sequence ATGCAACACATACAGGAAAGTATTTATCAATTAATTGTAGAAACATCAACAAATCTACCAAAAGACGTACGTAAAGCAATCAGACAAGCTAAAGCAAGTGAAACTGCAGGTACAAGAAGTGCCATCGCGTTGGAAACGATTACAAACAATATTATGATGGCTGAAGGCGATGTTTCACCAATTTGCCAAGATACTGGTATGCCAACTTTTAAAGTGAAAACGCCAGTTGGGGTAAACCAACTTGTGATAAAAGAAGCAATTTATGCTGCAATTGAACAAGCTACAAAAGATGGTAAGCTTCGTTCTAACTCTGTAGATTCTTTATTTGGTAAAAACAGCGGAAATAACTTAGGACCAGGTACTCCAGTTGTTAAATTTGAGCAACATGAGAGTGACTATATCGATATTCGCCTAATCTTAAAAGGTGGCGGATGTGAAAATAAAAACATCCAATACAGCTTACCATGCGAACTTGAAGGACTTGGAAAAGCAGGTCGTGACTTAGATGGTATCCGTAAATGTATTTTACACAGTGTATACCAAGCACAAGGACAAGGCTGTAGCGCAGGTTTCATCGGAGTTGGTATTGGTGGTGACCGTACTAGCGGTTATGAGCTTGCTAAGGATCAATTATTCCGTTTATCTGATGATGAAAATTCAATTCCAGAGCTTAAAGCAATGGAAGATTACATTATGGAAAATGCTAACAAGCTTGGCGTAGGAACAATGGGCTTTGGTGGAGAAACAACTCTACTTGGCTGTAAAATCGGTGTGATGAACCGTTTACCAGCGAGCTTCTTCGTATCAGTAGCTTATAACTGCTGGGCATTCCGCCGTTTAGGAATGAAAATTAATCCTGAAACTGGTGATATCTCAGAATGGTTATATCGCGAAGGTGAAGAAATTAGCTTTACAAATGAAACTGATGAAACAACTGAAGCACCACGCGAAGTGAAATTAGTAGCTCCAATTACAGAAGAACAAATTCGTGATTTAAAAGTTGGAGATGTCGTTTCCATTAGTGGCATGATGTACACAGGACGCGACGCAATCCACCATCATTTAAAAGACCACGATTGTCCAGTTGATTTAAATGGACAAATTATTTATCACTGTGGACCTGTAGTATTAAAAGATGAAGAAGGCAAATATCATATTAAAGCAGCTGGTCCAACAACAAGTATTCGTGAGGAGCCATACCAAGGCGATATCATGAAAAAATTCGGCATTCGCGCTGTAATCGGTAAAGGCGGAATGGGTGCAAAAACATTAAAAGCTCTAGAAGAACATGGCGGCGTTTATTTAAATGCAATTGGTGGAGCAGCACAATACTACTCACAATGTATTAAGGAAGTAAAAGACGTAAACTACCTAGAGTTTGGTATTCCTGAAGCTATGTGGCACTTACAAGTTGAAGACTTCAAAGCAGTCGTAACAATGGATTCTCATGGTAATTCATTGCATAAAGATGTAGATAAGAGTTCACTTGAAAAATTGGCTACTATGGCTGAGAAGGTATTTTAA
- the pdaA gene encoding delta-lactam-biosynthetic de-N-acetylase, with protein sequence MKKIIVYILTFFLVFPSTTFAYSNTPHGWGIVRAKNEVPPDAGAQLNKLLSNTGSVYLGDTTKKDVYLTFDNGYENGFTPKFLDVLKKHGVHGTFFITGHYIKENPELVKRMVNEGHIVGNHSWSHPDMTTIGDQKIIEELEQVKMAYQELTGRSDMKYFRPARGVFSERTLQLVNKQGYENIFWSLAYVDWKVDQQRGWKYAYDNVMKMIHPGAVILMHTVSKDNAEAMDAIITGLHKRGYQFKSLDELMMQRSGFDSDFYLPKK encoded by the coding sequence TTGAAAAAAATTATTGTATATATTCTTACTTTCTTCTTAGTATTTCCTAGTACAACATTTGCTTATAGTAATACGCCACACGGCTGGGGGATTGTTCGTGCGAAGAATGAGGTTCCACCTGATGCTGGTGCGCAACTTAATAAATTGCTATCAAATACGGGGTCAGTTTATTTAGGGGATACTACTAAAAAAGATGTTTATTTAACTTTTGATAATGGGTATGAAAATGGTTTTACACCAAAGTTTTTGGATGTTTTAAAGAAGCATGGTGTTCACGGGACTTTTTTTATAACCGGGCATTACATTAAGGAAAATCCTGAATTAGTGAAACGAATGGTTAATGAAGGGCATATAGTCGGAAACCATTCATGGAGTCATCCTGATATGACAACGATTGGTGATCAAAAGATCATTGAGGAATTGGAACAAGTTAAAATGGCATACCAGGAATTGACGGGCCGATCAGATATGAAATATTTCAGACCTGCGCGAGGCGTTTTTAGCGAACGTACTTTGCAATTAGTTAATAAACAAGGATATGAAAATATTTTCTGGTCATTGGCGTATGTTGATTGGAAGGTTGATCAACAAAGAGGTTGGAAATATGCTTATGATAATGTGATGAAAATGATTCATCCTGGAGCAGTTATCTTAATGCATACTGTATCGAAGGATAATGCAGAAGCGATGGATGCGATTATTACTGGCTTACATAAACGAGGGTATCAATTTAAAAGCTTAGATGAATTAATGATGCAAAGAAGCGGATTTGATTCGGACTTCTATCTACCTAAAAAATAA
- a CDS encoding bifunctional glycosyltransferase/CDP-glycerol:glycerophosphate glycerophosphotransferase has product MEKAKVSVVVVAHNHEDVLKDCLNSIQGQSLTDIETIIIDNGSSDNSKEIIENYSNSHKNIRFISLELMTKNKARNIGLHEATGEFVAFIDADDIVNPSAYENLYNSAIKDHTNIALGNIQLFNGTRKWEHHELKSIIKKDLPTIREFHKHPELLLNPSIKNMIIKRSLLNDNQLQFNELLTEQQDLLFTQQSFICSNKVYVTSDIVIKVRDLTNSDVIKQTSTLEFFDNLLVTQTELINYYNLKEITSHYSHVEKKLWDYYLTSLLTKAYYFPSEQYNGLLRISSVFAKNLSENLMENNTSKISKVFYTIFLNQNPEEFHLLMSLLSDRTLQKGAVKIEGKYYHYFAKYFPKYKEYLEIKEFNLHQKIEILSLRGDRLQVGGFAFIEEINNVDSIKELQFKNKSNGQLITVTLETLERSDLSYLFSKNSINYNDGGYKTTTLELSKILPDGDYEVFISVKVGDISLKKPLHIFYFSTKANSKPATTKTHSIVPYFPKKNLHIRIKKTGLLGKLKTKIQKSFRDIVYEFGLLVLRREWKSFLIFYLYRLTQRYYRNKHIWLIGERKDTAQDNSYHLFKYIQQNKIRDNCYYLIDKKAKDYEYIKEFGNIVQYGSLKHTLYLLTCDKTINAYSERANMYTHEYLQVLKCHPEWQQNQKILIQHGVIGVSRVNHVLNKNRMGYSLFIVSSDFEKDHIVNEFGYAENEVAVTGLARWDALENTGNGKTILIMPTWRNWNKSTQQLMNSEYFNRYLSLLSNPELHQILEKNDLNIIFYPHYQTQIYMKDVPDFHKRIKVIRQGEETVQSLLKRSDLLITDYSTVSFDFSYMEKPVIFYQFDYKRFYYEHYNQGPITQDLLFGEVVTEEEQVLNGIKKFANKDKQFLENTVENPFVIKTPKQHAKLNYEAIANR; this is encoded by the coding sequence TGTGGCATTTATCGATGCGGATGATATTGTAAATCCTTCAGCCTATGAAAATTTATATAACAGTGCAATCAAGGATCATACTAATATTGCTTTAGGAAATATACAATTATTTAATGGTACAAGAAAATGGGAGCACCATGAATTAAAATCAATCATAAAAAAAGATTTACCAACAATACGTGAGTTTCATAAACATCCAGAACTATTGTTAAATCCTTCTATTAAAAATATGATTATTAAAAGAAGTTTATTAAACGACAATCAATTGCAATTCAATGAGCTTTTAACAGAACAACAAGATTTATTATTTACTCAACAATCTTTTATTTGTTCAAATAAAGTTTATGTAACTTCTGATATCGTAATAAAAGTGAGAGATTTAACAAACAGTGATGTTATTAAACAAACTAGTACGTTAGAATTTTTTGATAACCTTCTCGTTACTCAAACTGAATTAATAAACTATTATAATTTGAAAGAAATCACCTCTCATTACTCGCATGTTGAGAAAAAATTATGGGATTATTATTTAACGTCTTTACTGACAAAGGCATATTATTTCCCTTCTGAACAATACAATGGACTTTTAAGGATTTCATCAGTTTTTGCTAAAAACTTATCTGAAAATCTAATGGAAAATAATACTTCTAAAATCAGTAAAGTATTTTATACTATTTTTCTTAATCAAAATCCAGAAGAATTTCATTTATTGATGTCTCTATTATCAGATCGTACCTTACAAAAAGGAGCTGTGAAGATAGAGGGAAAATATTATCATTATTTTGCAAAGTATTTTCCGAAATATAAAGAATACCTAGAAATTAAAGAATTTAATTTACATCAAAAAATTGAAATCCTTTCGTTACGAGGTGACCGCTTGCAAGTTGGTGGCTTCGCATTTATCGAAGAAATTAATAATGTAGATTCTATTAAAGAATTACAGTTTAAAAATAAATCAAATGGTCAGCTAATTACAGTTACACTCGAAACTCTTGAGCGTTCTGATTTGTCTTATCTTTTCTCAAAAAATAGTATCAATTATAACGATGGTGGCTATAAAACAACTACACTTGAGCTAAGTAAAATTTTACCTGATGGCGATTATGAAGTGTTTATTTCAGTAAAAGTTGGAGATATTTCATTAAAAAAACCACTTCATATTTTTTATTTTTCAACAAAGGCAAATTCAAAACCAGCTACAACTAAAACACATAGTATCGTACCCTATTTTCCAAAGAAAAATTTACACATTCGAATTAAAAAAACAGGCCTACTTGGAAAATTAAAAACAAAGATCCAAAAATCATTCCGTGATATCGTTTATGAATTTGGATTACTTGTACTAAGAAGAGAATGGAAGTCATTCCTTATTTTTTACCTTTACCGTTTAACCCAAAGATACTATCGAAATAAGCATATTTGGTTAATTGGAGAACGAAAAGATACAGCACAAGATAACTCATATCATTTATTCAAGTACATTCAGCAAAATAAAATAAGAGATAACTGTTACTATTTGATTGATAAAAAGGCAAAGGATTACGAATATATAAAAGAATTCGGAAACATTGTACAATATGGAAGTTTAAAGCACACACTTTACTTATTAACTTGTGATAAAACAATTAACGCCTATTCAGAGCGTGCCAACATGTACACGCATGAGTATTTACAAGTTTTAAAATGTCATCCTGAGTGGCAGCAAAATCAAAAAATCCTTATTCAACATGGCGTTATTGGAGTTAGTCGTGTAAATCATGTACTGAATAAGAATCGAATGGGCTATTCATTATTTATCGTTTCATCTGATTTTGAAAAAGATCATATTGTTAACGAATTCGGTTATGCTGAAAATGAGGTAGCTGTTACCGGATTGGCTAGATGGGATGCCCTTGAAAATACAGGAAATGGCAAAACCATTTTAATCATGCCAACATGGAGAAACTGGAATAAAAGTACTCAACAATTAATGAACTCTGAATACTTTAACCGTTATTTATCTTTACTAAGTAATCCCGAGTTACATCAAATCTTAGAGAAAAATGATTTAAATATCATTTTCTATCCGCACTACCAGACTCAAATTTATATGAAGGATGTTCCAGATTTCCATAAAAGGATAAAAGTAATCCGTCAAGGTGAAGAAACCGTTCAATCTCTATTAAAAAGATCAGATTTACTAATCACTGATTACTCAACAGTTTCATTTGATTTTTCATATATGGAAAAACCAGTTATTTTCTATCAGTTTGACTATAAGCGATTTTATTATGAACATTACAACCAAGGACCAATTACACAAGATTTACTTTTTGGAGAAGTTGTAACTGAAGAAGAGCAAGTTTTAAATGGAATAAAAAAATTCGCCAATAAAGATAAACAATTCCTAGAAAATACAGTCGAAAATCCATTTGTCATCAAAACACCTAAGCAACATGCTAAACTAAACTATGAAGCGATCGCAAACCGTTAA